ATATTTAGAATTTCATCAAGACATTTTTCTGAAAAAGGGTAATTGAGACAGAGAAAGGcttcctgtatgttgttcagtgaggtagcaacCAGCTACTACAGAGAACATATCCTCCCTAAAGTGACGCTGGCTATTCCCAGGGTGACCAACTTGGCAAACTAACAAATAATTtgtatggattttttttaatgtttccatttttattttgtttgattaggATTCATTATAACTGCTGATTTACCCGATACATCTGTGACATGTTCTCAATCGGGAAGATTCAAACACCCAGGTATGTGAATCAAAACAGTTTCTAAAAAGTATGCAAGAAAATTGaacttatttcaaaattatatggCATTCTGAATTCTAATCTACATCTACCTAATAACTTGAAAATTGTAAAACATGCCTTGTAACTTGAACAATGAACTGGTTTGACTTCAACAGGATTACCAAAAGGAGATTCATCATTCTATGAAGTCCCTCAGGCCTATGCACAACTCCTGCAAGTTTCTCAAAATCACTTGGACTGTTCAACATTGCTAACTGAGCCCAGTATGCACGCTCATTTGTTAGCACATCACCACCAAACACTTTCTTTTTTATGACAGAAGATTCAGCATCGTGTGGGATATATCTGTTATGGATATGCTCTAAAATACTGATCATGTCTTCTGTTTTGTTCTCACTTTTATCTAACAAGTCTaatatgacaaaattagattTCTGGGAAGATTCCTTCATAAATGGGTGTTGAAGATACTTTGGCACACAGCATTCATATCTCTTCAGATGATTTACATGCTTAACCAGAACCCTCatgatatgaaatataaatctcTCCTCCAATGACTGACATTCTTCCAAACTTGGAATAAACTTGGAGTTTTCTAGGAGACTGATGTCAGCTGGTGCAATGTCGGAAAGATCAGGATTAGAAATGCGTTTTTCAACACCAACCAGTAAAAACCAGTGCCAGCTCTGCCGACGTTTTTCTTTGGTCATTTTTGACACACTTCTGGTAATATCTATGTTATCCCCTATTATATCACTAGACTTGCTCCTACCAGATGCCTTCTCAACTGCAAGCTGTGCCTCTTGTGTCTCCCTTGTGTCAGTCTGCTTCTCTACAGCATGATGAGCAGGTTCTAAATCAAAAGACAGCATATTAAACATTAATGCATGAATGTATTATATCAGTTAagttaaaaaaacataaaatataagaaaattattagtgacaatgtcaaacaaaaacaatatttattatagataaggatgttataaaatacaaaactCTGTTTTTATAGTTTTACAAGGAACGTTTTAACTTTTTAAAGCATTAATTTACTAATTGAATTTGCCCTAGAATTGATAAAAAgtgtatacattaattatatgtaaataattagGCCAGTCTGATTAAATCTGATATAAGAAATGAGATACTGGAAGTAATATAAATTGCTTGTATCCTATAAAATTGAGAATCtgagaaaatatcaaatgaaatattagAAATACACATATTCATTGTACTAGAATACTTATGTATATCtagttgaaattttttttaaaaatcatgcCATTCCTGTGATTCACAACTCCAATTTTAATACATACCATTGCACTCTAACTCAATTTTCTCCTTGATTAACAAGTCTTCAATTTGTTTACTTTGGTGATCCTGTAGCTTTGACTTCATTTTTGACATTGCTGATGTGGATACACACACACCTAGTCTGTTCAGCACTGCAATACActgaaagtaaacaaaaatagacaaagtcacaaatgatgaaaaaaaattagaggtattttcttttcatttgtaTTATTTAGTTCTAAAGAACTAACTTGATATATATAGAGGCACTACattgattaaaatatgaaaatattttcaaaatacttAATTTGAAAGTGTCATGTCATGTCATGTAAGTGCATCAGTATAATTATATTGCATAGTAGTGTGAAATGACAACCTTTATATAGCATTTACAATCCACTAACCTCATCAGTGGCACCACAATGGTCCAGTACCTGTCCGATCACATGATGGAAGGCTGTCATGTGTGTATTATGGAATTTCAGAATAAGAGCGGACACTACTGCTTCTCCAATTGATGAGTTCTTTACCAGGGTTGATATAAGGTTATGAAAAAATGGTGCCCATATCTTTACTTCAGTGATGATGTTTTCAAAGGAAAATGATGTCAGATTCTTGTGGTCTATTCTTCTAAATAATGACAGATTTAATGTTGAAGTTAATTTAGAAATTTCTTTCTGAATGTCTCTCAAAACACattttctgattggttgttGGAGGGCTGAATACACACACTTGGCTGCTCCTGGTTtaccatacatgatactttTAACCATTGCGATGGAACCCTTTTCCCTCAATACTTTTGACCTGACCTTGTCCTTGATTCTGTACAACACCTGAAAATAATAAGGCATTTGCTTAGTTAGATAAAGCATTGGGAAAGGAGAAAACTTAATTGAAGGTCCCTTCAATTATATTATTCCTGTAGTGTACTATAcgatattcataaaaaaaatatctcgTTACCTGCAATTTACATTATGAAGGACATAGTTCAATTTAGTTGTCACCGGTACTCGGATTATGATTCTGAGTAACATATGATATCAGTTAAAAATCACTACACTATAAATTAAGTATTCAGATACATtctaaaaccttataaaaaaaTCGGGGTTATTGATGTACAGTCCCTACTCAGAATCCCAAACTAAGCCTCTGTAACGTACCGAAAAagtaaaatcttaaaatgtCTATTTctattgtaattatttaataCATACCTTGATCTTTGATGGTGTAAACAGTTTAACTTTCACACCGGTTATAGCTGGCTTTGACGTTTTAGGTGTCGAAGCAGGCGCTGTTTGTACAGCATGCGTAGAACGTGAAGGTGTAGTCCACAGAGCCTTTTTTGATTTCCTTGGTGTTGGAGTGTGCTGCAGAGGCTTAGTTCGCTTTAAACTTTTAGGTGTTTGTGTTTGTGGCATATTTGTCAGATATTTGTCTCTGAGTTCTGAAACaagtttctgtttttcattCTTCAGCGTTTCCAATTTTGTTACGAGATCGAAGTCGATTTTTgacaatttgtttaattttgtaaaacagAATCCACATACATATTTACTTTTACCATCGGTTTGGAGAGCAACATACCCTATCACTTGACTAAGCTGGTCGAAAACATTAAATGTAGGGCCAAATATAATTCTTCTCGACTTCGCTGGCAGCTGATTGTGACACACACGACATGTCTCCGTGGGCGCCGCCATCTTTGTTGTGTACATTTACAACGCGCGTTTTAATTGGTCGGTTAAATCTAACCGCATCCAATCAAAATGTAGCAGCGGGAACTTCGGTTTTGTCGTGAGATCCGCCAAGGGTGAAtaggagagtatcgtattgaacacccttggctagcgaagttggtTTATACCGTGATGGACGTTAGGTGACGTCATTGATAGCCTTGTAATTGGGTTGAAATGTTCACCTGTTCGTTAAATTGTAAACAGTTTGGTGTGTAGCATATATGCAGTTTATAGAATACGGTATTGACAACTATACGTACAGTATATAAGTCACCCTTATCAGTCCTTTGGAACAGATACACATTTGTGCCAGCATATTGTTTTATCATTCTCTACGTATACAACAGCTGGCCCACCAAGGTATTTTTCTCTTGTCAGTATCCCGTACACTGAAAATTCTGTTGTTGATAGACGATACGCTTAGATAGTCGAGCTTCAATTAAAATCGACTTATTAGCTATTACAAACGTCTACAATGACTGAATGTATTGTACGCTAATTACCGCCTTTATGTATTGTACAGGTAGGCGTTTAGTTTTAGTTTTCATTGCAATAAGTACTTTGGTTGTACGGGTGGGACACTTCTTCGGCATTGCAATCAATGTTATATGAATACTTCACGAAAGGTATTGAGTCTAGTACACGGAgggtatttttatataaaaaaagtgGATACCTAGTGAAAAAACGTGCCTTATTAAAGACTTTTAATGAAGAAAAACTGCAATGATACAAACGAAATATATCATCCATTGAATGAAAAAACGATATTAATAGACAATAGAAAGTACCCGGATGCAATGAATTATATTGCAAAATACAAAGAACTCATAAGGCATTAAGACGTCACGATTTTCTTCaaaagaatatatattaaaGTTATTTATCTGTTAATGTTCGCGAGGGTTTAATTTTGCTAAATTCGCGGTCATTAGCgcgaaaaaaagaaagaaatgaaaacaGCGAATATTTCTGTATGtacacaaacatgtaaataGGTGTTTAATACTTCATACTGTTTACAAAACCATGTTACGCGAACTTTAATTCCCCGAACTAGTTTTGACTAGCTATTTATGTCGGTCAACCGTAAAAAAATGTCCTCTGCAATTTAAACGGTATACAGTACTTCATCGAACATCTAAATTGTTACGATATTGATGAATTGTGTGGATCAATAATGTACTCTCAGACCTAAAATTTATTATTGACTGAGGCCTTTTTCCTGATTTTCCTGATGAATGATCATATTGTTGACCCCTGGTTTCACTAACGAGTACTACAATGACGAAACAGCTCTATGCTGcagttttatattcaatattgtGCATATTTGTTACCTTTAATACAAATCTAATGTAAGGACTCCATATGTTACAGGTACTAAATACAAGCTGTTCATGATCTTTTCTAGgataatatttcattacatCTTAATATCCTTTGTATTCATGGCGATCATAGATTGACAGCAATACTAGTAAATGTGTTAAACTCTTAATTTGTattctttaattcaaataatgtGCAGATCATAACAACAACAATGCAATGTGTCAATTATTTATCACCGTAGCCGACAATATTTTGACGGCCTCCCACTTGATCTAACTTTTCCTACCGTactcttataaaaaaaaacccggtGAAATAACATTTTAGGGACATCCGATGTTTTccacacacacaaatacatgtattatttatatgGGGGAAAACGTTTAAACATCACACCTTAGTGTATCATTTGTTAAATTTGATAAGAACAAAAGGTGTTTAGCCAGGTATCCATATGGTACCTAACAGGATGCCGATACAcgatacgagggctgattgatatgttgtgagcctcgaaTCGAAGGATTATTTctcaacataatccccttcacTATCCATACACTTTTGTCAGCGGTGTTAAAGgacctcaatgccacttttatagaactccttttcttagtcagagaatagtaggacttaaaaagaacatccttgagtacctccttcaatacaaggctcacaacatatcaatcttCCCTCGTATAAAGAACAAAACTAAAGTGGTATCAATGGTTTATTGCctaatgaaatttaattttaagaaaaacttTTAAATTGTAACCAGTTATTGGATATAAAGCATGGTTCATGAAAAATGCTTAAATGGTTTAGATTAACTCATTAGATATACTTGCATTTTCTTGAAGATTTTAGTCTCATGTCACATTTTTCTCACTTCCTTGATGTTAAAGATTTcgtgtgtttgttttgtttgtttgttgtttagtTTACGGGTTATAAAATCTTTGGACCATCTAGTGGAGCGTATGTAAAACAGATACTAAGGACAGAAAACAAATACAGACAGAGAAGGAAAGAAAGATTGAGAATGAGAATGACAGAagggaaatgaaaaaaaaaacaaacaaaaacagaaaaaaacaaaaaaacaaatccCAAATGTTTAAATGAGGACAGAAGATACATTAATGATCTCTTAAATGTCTCTGAAGTAGGTGTCAGCAACTGTATTATCCTAAACATTgctttatatacaataaatacataatatctGTCAATAATATGCTAAATTGGTGTTTCATTTTCAGGAGTAGCCTTGGCCGTGGATTGTTACTCTACCTACTCCTACTACAATGATCAGTACAACAGACTATACTACTCCAGCGACTCATTCTACTGCAGCATCGGGTGCTGCGGAGGAACAGTTGACGCCTACTGTTGTACAGACAGCTACGTGGATTACTACAACTACGTGGATTATGTGTGAGTACAAACCGGAACCGGAAATAGACCATAACCGatgtatatgtaaatcattaatTCACTCCTTGTTGTGTTTAAAGATGCGTTTATGTCACGGAAAATAAAGggtttatgtatatttataaacaacttAATGATATCATGGTTAACGTTTGCAGGGCACTTTATATTACCTTTAACAGGGAATTtacaatacacaataaacaGGTAGTCGTGTATGCTTATTACACTTGAGACATATTAATGATCCCTGATATGTACTTTAGTCTCGCAAGTTGCTGTGTAACACTAGAACTATAAGCACTTTCGTTGTATGACATCATGGTAATGTGTAGCCGATGTACGTGTGTGTGACTGTATTCGTTttcaattcatttgaacaaatatgAAACAAGTCACGGAAATTGTGCTATGCAAGCATTGGCAAGTTTCATGAGATCTAACgtaaattgaaaagaaatttgatattttgtatacatcACGAAGTTCACAAAGATCaaattttgacaggttttaaagGCAAAATATTGATGTCAAATGCAATCGAATGCACTCAATTTGTTGCGCCATTTGCAATTTGTGACGTAACATGATTGTCCTCATAATGATGTATAATCTATTTCTGATTGCGGAGCTAATAATGAACGCCCCAGGATATCTTTTGCGCGTGGTACATGCAAAAGTATCATACGAAGAAATTCATTGAATGAAGAGTTGATTTTGTGATGAAAGTGAATAAGATGATATTGTTTAACAGtacaaatactgtattttatattacTTCAGGTCCAACACTACAGGAGGAGTCATTGCCGGAATAGTAATAGGCTGTCTCGTTGGAGTGGGTCTGTTTATAGCATTTATCGTACTCATCTGTGTGTACTGTGTGAACTCCAGCCGACAGTCTGTTCCCGGGCAAGTCATAACGACGACACCGGGGACAGGGGCTCCGATTACCTATGTCAATACACGTAAGTAACGAGCGAAAAACGTACTTACTATTAAAGGTTCttatatattgataatcaaacaaaacataGCATCGTAACTTATCACCTATGCTGACTTTGGACCGAGTGGCCAGTTTGGAGGTGTCTTTATGTCTTTATGCTTCGTTCAGTTCATAGTATTGTCAGTTAATATTACTTTAAATATCGAGGTTCTAATCTTGTAAAGAGTGCatattgtttgaaattattttaaaaatttattcaGTTATAAATTCATCTCCTCGAGATCAGTGTCGACCTTCCTTTTGTGTGGCGAGGCTGTGGTAATTTAATCCTCATGTGTTTGGTACATTTCTCTCTGTTTGACTGTTTCTTGAAGTTGCAATATGGTTATCATGTGTATGGAACTGTTAAATATTTCCtgtgtgatatcaatataaaatgtttcatCAGTATTCGTTAATAAAGTGGCATAATTGTTTAATTCCTCTCCAAACTTACTCTGGTCTCTGGGATTAAATTTCAAGCTCGTGGTATGGATCAGTTTTCATACTCTAAGTAGAACAGGAtacaattatgtataattataatgagGTTTtcgaaaagattttttttatcgcAAATCAACTTCAGGTGGAGTGACATATATTGAGGTAAGAGCATCAGGTGCATGGGTGGCCCGTGTCTGCATCAGGAACATTATCAGGTTACCAGAAGTGTCGAACTGATCAGAATTGTTTTAAATTCTGATTCGCAATAGTACCTTCGTCTAAGGTTAATTATcgtaaaatataattaaaggAACTGAAGAACATACTTTCTCATTACAGGAAACTGCTTCATTAAACAATCAATCAAATTTACTGCAGATATCTAATGTTGTCATATGATATActtcaaacaaaattaattgCTGAGGATGAAAGATTCCAGCTTTAAACGACAAattcctatcaacagctaaggctGCTGTATGTCCGGAACATTTGCCGATTTTTAGTGCTagctcactgaagcatactgccgaaaacacccagcaggacacttcacccgatcacattatactgacaactggcAAACCAGTAGTTCCACTCCCAAAATTCTGAGCGCTAGTAGATGTTTAAGATCTGAATTATTACGAAATTATAATCTACACTCAAACAgatacattttgaaatctttgaAACGCGATGCATACACTATGTAGCTGGTTCATGAACTAAACAACATCATTTATCTTTtattcttgtatatatattgcgCTGGAATCGCAGTTTCATCGTTATAAACCAGGGGTTgtaaaaaaaccaacaaaaaacaaaaaattaaaacaaaatcagtaCACCTACAAATCGAAAAAAGCTCCTGGTGATAATAGAAGTAATCTGGACTGTCAGCCATTTTAAGTTTTATTCCGGGTTTGCTTATCTGGGGAGCAGTCGGCCTCAGATACTGTTGACTAAGAGAAACATCACTAGTACTGGAAGTCaaagaaattacaaaattaaaatcaaagggcctgtttccagtaatgttaattctccataggagcctgccctcgtataatttcttatctagctcaactacagtttttttcttttccgaagaataattttacactttTCCGACActcagatttcataatgtcagtgaaaatgtatttttataaagttgtcattttgagcatcaaagacataaggtcgtaaataaaagaaggttatctcgaaattgtaattcgcaacattgtataaatttcttttgataaatatttccaaaacatcgtgtttattcataaaacataaaacaaaaattttctcggatgaaaatgcacttgcagagacacaattatgaagaaaaatgccataaaattgcaattttctcccgttatatagttttggatgcaaatttccatcacaaaatcggatagagctttacttgtttcatatgtgtaccaaaaatcagctaattccatgtggtggaacgttctcatatcgccgcctgaatgtggttgtaaattgaaagaaaaggggaaatgagtaacaaccttgtctgaaaccctattatatagcttattatatacaaaattttatattgaatatcagagcggatattttcatgacagttttatgatatctaacgactaaataaacagtatcgatataaagatttacactgaaGACACCatgatacatgaatactgttctatctcaagttgtcctcttttgaattttatgatcgtgtggccttgtacatttatccgtatcttcttgtctttgtctatacgtttacggaatcattgactcgacgctagctattcttgtctcactttccttgttttattgtcccatctccaaagcgttgtggctctgtcagggttgggaccctgacttgtctcactttctttgtgcctgccgaccacgccacatcgaatagatagagtatccatatgaaatactttataCTAGTACTGTTACTTGTCTTGTCAGTGATGCCTTGGACTAGAATTGTGGAATTCCAGAAGAGAAGAATGAATATTGTAGGCGTCGAATACGCCTCGAAATCGTTCTGGCTATCGTAATAATGAATGAGGTCAATTCCATCTTCCTGGCTTCATCTGTGTTTATTATCTTTGACATCAACTACATACAAGTATAGTACAGGTGTATTGACTCAGTGATAGTTCTACGTAGATAGATTGACTGTAACGaaaagaaacagtacttattaGACTAATTAACTAAGTAACAATTACAATTATGCcttatcatctataacacatgACGAGTTTGATCTGTAGATGAGATCGAGACAACTCGCCCTCTACTATTcagtatacaatacacatgACTTGACAAGACTAGGACGTTTCGGCCCAGAATGAATTTAACCGAACCtgataaatatagcaaaatacaaTACTATTACGATACTATTACTCTTACACATTTATAGCGAGTTAAACAGCAATGAAACAGCAATGTATCAATCATATCATAGCATACAAATACAGCAGAAATCAAGTGATAGACTAGAATCCACGAGGGACTTGTCGTCTGTCCACGGTTCActgacatatttatatattggccGAATTATCcaaaatgacattataacatgaTGACATGGATTCCTAAACAAGCataaatcatattcaaatcATTCAACAGTAATTAGTTACCGTATCGTATCCTACGATAGTCCGAACGAATCTTCTCATACTCAAAACATGTGCTGCGCTTGGATAACGCTATCCCATAATATTCGTCTATACTAAAACCGGAAACCGGATAACCGTATTTTCCGGAATCTTAACAAAATTACCACAAACGAAACTAAACAATAAAttcaacataaaactaacattTAGGCCGTAACATACCGGCCCCTTAATCGAGGCTTCAACCGAGATTATCAATTCGCAAAAACGGCCTAATAACCATCAAACAcatcaattaaatcattatgcttaatcacaaaataattaca
Above is a window of Pecten maximus chromosome 7, xPecMax1.1, whole genome shotgun sequence DNA encoding:
- the LOC117330716 gene encoding uncharacterized protein LOC117330716 isoform X1, whose product is MYTTKMAAPTETCRVCHNQLPAKSRRIIFGPTFNVFDQLSQVIGYVALQTDGKSKYVCGFCFTKLNKLSKIDFDLVTKLETLKNEKQKLVSELRDKYLTNMPQTQTPKSLKRTKPLQHTPTPRKSKKALWTTPSRSTHAVQTAPASTPKTSKPAITGVKVKLFTPSKIKVLYRIKDKVRSKVLREKGSIAMVKSIMYGKPGAAKCVYSALQQPIRKCVLRDIQKEISKLTSTLNLSLFRRIDHKNLTSFSFENIITEVKIWAPFFHNLISTLVKNSSIGEAVVSALILKFHNTHMTAFHHVIGQVLDHCGATDECIAVLNRLGVCVSTSAMSKMKSKLQDHQSKQIEDLLIKEKIELECNEPAHHAVEKQTDTRETQEAQLAVEKASGRSKSSDIIGDNIDITRSVSKMTKEKRRQSWHWFLLVGVEKRISNPDLSDIAPADISLLENSKFIPSLEECQSLEERFIFHIMRVLVKHVNHLKRYECCVPKYLQHPFMKESSQKSNFVILDLLDKSENKTEDMISILEHIHNRYIPHDAESSVIKKKVFGGDVLTNERAYWAQLAMLNSPSDFEKLAGVVHRPEGLHRMMNLLLVILLKSNQFIVQVTRHVLQFSSY
- the LOC117330716 gene encoding uncharacterized protein LOC117330716 isoform X2, with translation MYTTKMAAPTETCRVCHNQLPAKSRRIIFGPTFNVFDQLSQVIGYVALQTDGKSKYVCGFCFTKLNKLSKIDFDLVTKLETLKNEKQKLVSELRDKYLTNMPQTQTPKSLKRTKPLQHTPTPRKSKKALWTTPSRSTHAVQTAPASTPKTSKPAITGVKVKLFTPSKIKVLYRIKDKVRSKVLREKGSIAMVKSIMYGKPGAAKCVYSALQQPIRKCVLRDIQKEISKLTSTLNLSLFRRIDHKNLTSFSFENIITEVKIWAPFFHNLISTLVKNSSIGEAVVSALILKFHNTHMTAFHHVIGQVLDHCGATDECIAVLNRLGVCVSTSAMSKMKSKLQDHQSKQIEDLLIKEKIELECNEPAHHAVEKQTDTRETQEAQLAVEKASVDLPDLLQQVISN